The following are from one region of the Actinomycetota bacterium genome:
- the dapB gene encoding 4-hydroxy-tetrahydrodipicolinate reductase produces MRVGVLGATGRMGLSVCNAVLEAPGLELVAVVARATGVGRPLRDLVPDAPEGLGVAGNVTDLVAAGAEVVVDFSRPEATAAAAGGLLGEGIHLVSGTTGLPAELMDELAALAGKADHGNAVWAPNFALGAVLAMHFAAVAGRFYPAAEVIELHHQGKADAPSGTALRTARAIAAAREGDPGPVPGAESVSGVRGGEVDGVRVHSVRLPGLVAHQEVIFGGQGEVLTLRHDSLDRSSFMPGVLLAVREVAARPGLTTGLEPLLGLS; encoded by the coding sequence GTGCGGGTCGGGGTGCTCGGGGCGACGGGGCGGATGGGGCTGTCTGTATGTAACGCGGTGCTGGAAGCACCCGGCCTGGAGCTGGTCGCCGTGGTCGCCCGCGCCACCGGGGTCGGCCGGCCGCTGCGCGACCTGGTGCCCGACGCGCCCGAGGGGTTGGGGGTCGCCGGGAACGTGACCGACCTGGTCGCCGCCGGGGCCGAGGTGGTGGTCGACTTCTCCCGGCCCGAGGCGACCGCCGCGGCCGCCGGGGGGCTGCTGGGGGAGGGCATCCACCTGGTGTCGGGGACGACCGGGCTGCCGGCCGAGCTGATGGACGAGCTGGCCGCCCTGGCCGGCAAGGCCGACCACGGCAACGCCGTCTGGGCGCCCAACTTCGCCCTCGGGGCGGTGCTGGCCATGCACTTCGCGGCCGTGGCCGGGCGCTTCTACCCGGCCGCGGAGGTCATCGAGCTGCACCACCAGGGCAAGGCCGACGCCCCCTCGGGCACGGCCCTGCGCACGGCCAGGGCGATCGCCGCCGCCCGCGAGGGCGACCCGGGGCCGGTCCCGGGCGCCGAGTCGGTGTCCGGCGTCCGGGGCGGCGAGGTCGACGGGGTCCGGGTCCACTCGGTCCGGCTGCCCGGCCTGGTGGCGCACCAGGAGGTCATCTTCGGCGGGCAGGGGGAGGTCCTGACGTTGCGCCACGACTCGCTCGACCGGTCGTCGTTCATGCCGGGGGTGCTGCTGGCCGTCCGGGAGGTCGCGGCCCGGCCAGGGCTCACCACCGGCCTCGAGCCGCTGCTGGGGCTCTCGTGA